ACAGATTTTCTGTTCTTTTTGTCCAAACTGCTGATTACCGCCGGAGCGGGGGTATCGACCTTCTATTTCCTCGTCCACTATCCGCCACAGATTCCGCTGCATTACAACGCGGTGCCGACCACGGTTGTCGTAATTGCCTCCTTCCTCATCACGAGCGTGTTCTTCAGTGTCTACTCGACGGCGGTGGACACATTGTTCCTCTGCTTCCTGGAGGACTGCGAGCGGAACGATGGCTCACAAGAGAAGCCGTACTTTATGTCCAAGCAGCTGATGAAGATTCTTGgtaagaaaaacaaatttccgCCCCGTCAGCAGCGCGGAAAGTAGAATATTCCAACACGAAACTGCAGtgcaaatttaaaattaatacgATTTGAAAAGGATACACCTATAACATGTATaaaattatgtatattttatgtatcCCGATATAGAACGGGTTGTGAGCCGTTGCTCAAGCCACAGGCTGCAATAGGGTTTGCATGAAATGTGAACCATTTTGCCAATACTCTTAATCTCTAATGTTAATGCTATTGTATATAATACGCCAAGATCCATTCATATATGACAGTGTATATGCATGTGAACGATTTATTTGCGGCTAGACGTGCAAATGGAGATGTGATAGGCGCCGACCAAAAAGACCAGAAGCAATACAATACAAAAACGATTTATGTATGCAGGAACACATAGTACATATCTCACATTCATACTCCTTAGTTTACGAATTAACTCGATCACGTTACTTTCAGTTACATTATTATTTtcgaatttaataaaaatgaattcCACGAACATCATCCTTCTCCAatatggttttttattttctgaaaaTTCACCATATCCCCGCTTCTCCATTTCAATCAGAAAACGCTCAAATCATTCATTTATGAAAGGCTGATTTTGTAAACGGGTAAAGAACGAGTGGCCGTGACAACTAACTTTTTGTAGCATTCAGTTGTAAAGAATTCTAAGAATGtacacaaaataaataatactgCCCACATGTGGTTGCGCGTATCCTTTCTTTCTTCCCACTACATGATAATGTCCTTAAGAATACTATCGCTGATATTCAGCAGATCGTCGTCGTCTCCGTTCTTACTAAAGTCGAACAGCGACAGATTCGGGACATTGACATTGTTTTCCTTATTTGAGTCCGTCTTAAACGCTTGGGATTCCTGAAACACGACGTTGTTAAACAAACAACTTTATAGGAAAGTTGGAAAAGAATCGTACCAAAATGGTGACATCGTTGACTTGAAGTCGTGGGGTCAACTCCAGCGGGAACTCAGATTGCGGTCCAGCTACCAAGGCATCTAGCCTACCCGACGGAGATGTGCTGAGATTCTGGAAACTTTGGGAGGCATCCTTGAGGACCTTCATAACCGCAGCGCTTTTGGCCATCAGGGAGTTGGCCGTTTCAGTGACAACGCGCTCCACACGTGTGCAGTCACTGCCACTGAGAGGGGTGAAAGGATCACAGGAATCCGCTGAGGACTTCTGGGGAGAGGTCGCTGCTGGAGCTGACGCCTCATCGAATCCAAATGAAGCTTGCATCTGTTTCCATTTGCTTCCCAACGAAGAGATATTGGCTTGCGGGGCGTTCCTAGgcttgtttgtgtttttatgaATGGTGCGCAGCAATTCCATGGGATCGTTGATCTTGGACCGGTTCATTGTCCCATTAAGATCCACAGACGTCGACTGGTCGAGGCCCTTGGGCTTGCGCGCGGACCGAGGAGGAGCGGGCGCtgcaaaagaaaatattaacaatATTTCATGACACGTTTCGGATTGTTACCTAATAAGCTATTGCTAAATGCGTCGAACTGCTTGGCATGGTAGTCATCCTGGAGGGCCAGGCGTACTGGAGCACTGCTTCCACTGGCACCCGCCAAGTCGATCCTAATCGGCGGGGTGGACACAAATTTTGAGGCAATGTCCTGAAAGCGGCTTTCCAAACGGGGCGTAGTTGGTAGTTGAAGTTGAGTCGAAGCCAGAGCACCcattcttttttctttttcctccGCCTCCTTTCGTTCCCTGATCTGGTGCAGTTGCGTATTAAGGTCTTTCTGGACGTTGGTAAGTTGGCTCTCAATCTGGGCCACCTCTACGCGCAGCGCCTGAAGATCTGTGGTGACAAACTCGTTGGACTCGTTGTAGTGATCGTTGGCATCCAGTTGCTCGGCCACCGTGCTGCTCACTTGGTTGAAAGCCTTCACCAGGGCTTCAATTTTAGATCCAATTAGAGGATTATCAAAATCTGAAATTAAAGGGTTAGAGTAGGTTTTCTTGTGGAACGTTATGGCTTACCTTCTTCTGTGAATGTTTCGGAACCGAAAATCCCACGGAACCCATTTAGGACACTATCCACCGCTTCCTTTCGTCGATTGTGCTCAGACTGCTTGGCTTGGAACTTTTCAATGTCCTCCTTGAGACCACACAGAGATTCTTCAAGTTTGAAATCCTTCTCCGCCGGTTGAGATATTTTTCGTTCTAAAGCCCTTCGATTGCTGGCCTCGAACTCCTCCAGAAAGTTTTCGTCCAAAAGCAGCTCCTCGGGTATACCAGCTTCCTTTGCCAGATCTTCTATTGTTCGCCTGATCTTCTGGGTATTGTGCTTCAAAAGAGCCATATTCTCCTCCAGGTTCGCCACATAGTCTGAGGCGTAGTCCTTCATGACGGCGTTTTGGCGGGCCATCGCCTTAACGTCTGCATTCTGCACATCGGAATCTGCCAGCGACTTTTCCCGCTGCTTTATGAGCTCCCTGATCACGAATCCCACAAATTCTAGTAGGAAGTTAATGAACCTCATGCCTCCGGGCATCACCACCAGATATGATTTGATGTTGGTCCACTGGAGTTGGTGTTTCTCATTCAGATGCTTCAGATACTCCACCGTGCTGGACCGAAAGTTGGCCTCAGACTTTTTATCCGTGATGGGCCAGAAAAAGCGGCGCTTGAATTCCGCAGGATCCAGCAGGCGGAAGAGATAGTACATGACGTGGAAGAAGGCAGCCTGGTTGGGCTTCAGGAACATGTCCCAATTCAGGAGTTTCTTCATCTCATCGGGCATCGGGTGGACCAGGGCCAGACCCTGCAACTTTCTGTAGAGTCTTTCACTCTGCTCCTTCTCTTCCGCCTTCCAGGGCGCGATGACCGTGCGATCCATTTTTATAGCCTTtctattaaattataatcCAAAATATGGCGGTTTCGTTTGAAGTTTCGGCTTTGTCACTTAATTCACAGTGTGGCCAAACTTGAAGACCCGCTTAATGCCAACCTTTGTATCTTACAAGTTttccaaatttaaattaaaactattttttatactttaaatgtaatttatatttatctaaaaagtagttattaaataaaataaagtatttttatgtcgtctttaattgtaaatatttttatttaaaatttggctTTAAAACAGCTAAATGACCAAATTCTTGCTCCATACTGCTTTGGCATTTTCCAACACTTTTGTTTTCATAGTTTTCTGGGGTCGATTCAGTTGCTGGAATTTTGAAgaagaatttatttatattatttaagtaacaggtaattaattaattttcattaacAAACCTAAATGCGTAGTAACTGCAAAAGTGCATGCTTTGGTTCTAAAGAAGTCTTAGTTGATGACACATCAGGGGGCGTAATCTCGACATCCGGGTCCAACGTAGCACTTTCTTTTTGACTGCGCGGAGAAAAATCAATATGTGTATGGGTATACAAATCGAATCGAGTGCGGCACATAGTATAGATTGCAGATATCGCGCGACTCACCAACGTTAATCAGCGGAAATATACTCAATTTGTGCAAAACAGTAGAGAtttcagttttaaatatttttctcatCAACTGTCTCGAATATATTTCCAGATATCAGTGACGACAGGCGGCCACCATGGGTTCCCTGTTCCGAAGCGAGGAAATGGCACTGTGCCAACTGTTCCTGCAGAGTGAGGCTGCCTATGCCTGTGTCTCGGAATTGGGTGAGCTGGGACTGGTCCAGTTCCGTGATGTAAGtagtttttttattgattaaaaatatggACATGAGGTGTAATCGTGTTATAAACCCTCAGCTCAACCCCGATGTGAACGCTTTTCAACGCAAGTTCGTCAATGAGGTGCGTCGCTGCGATGAAATGGAGCGCAAGCTGCGCTACCTGGAGAAGGAGATCAAGAAGGATGGCATTCCTATGCTAGATACGGGCGAGAGTCCTGAAGCCCCCCAGCCCCGCGAGATGATCGATCTGGAGGTGAAGCCCTAAAAATTACTCTCTCTACCTGGGAATCGATCATTAACTTGTATGGTTTCCTTGCCCTTCTTTGCCACTTAGGCCACGTTTGAGAAGCTGGAGAACGAGCTGAGGGAGGTGAACCAGAATGCCGAGGCCCTGAAACGCAACTTCCTTGAGCTGACCGAGCTGAAGCACATTCTGCGCAAAACCCAAGTCTTTTTCGATGAGGTAAGCACAAGGCCATAGTGGATATCACCTAACAAACGAGGCCTGGTTTTGTACTAATATCGAAACCGAAGTGAGCTGGGTAAACTATTTCCATATAACATATGGCGGGGCAGAATGAGCCCCCCACTAACCAACTTATCTAAGCAATAACCAAAAATCCCGACCAACAACACAAGTGTGGCAGCCACGGCATAAAGTTACAAACGTTATCTCCCCCTAGAACCACACAAAGAACAAATAGTACTTTCCCCTGCATGACAATCCACCTCCTCTTTCTCCGTTTCCAATGGCAAACAATGTGTGCTTTAccaccaaatttcattttgtatatatttcttACTTTCGATATCAGTTAGTGGTTATTGTTTTGTGTCAGATGTTGTTCCAGGCGCTCAAATATGAATTGTGGGTGTTGCTGAATGGCAGTAAAAAATGAATCCATGACTCGGAAACCTCCACAATTTGAATTTGAGCTTCTTCCACATATTTATGAATAAGCGTGTATATCCCAACTCTATGCTTTATTTCCCCcacaatatattttattgtttagtATTAATCATTTGATATTTTCGGTTATTTTATTATGcgttttttacattttattttccatatcAATCAATTtacaatcaatcaatcaatcaaccCACCCCgaccaaaataaaatcaaaaacaaaccaaaaacacaaaaacaaaaacactaaACAATGCACGCACCACACAACCACTAAAACAACGAAACAATACCAATGAatcaccacccaccaccctgCCTGGTTGTGTTGTGGTTGGAAGTCGGTGCCGACGGTGTACAAGTCAAGTAGCGCATACTCATCCGCCAAATATCGGCGCTATCTGCAGATGGCCGACAACCAGAACGAGGACGAGCAGGCACAGCTGCTGGGCGAGGAGGGTGTCCGTGCCAGCCAGCCGGGCCAAAATTTGAAGCTTGGGTAAATATTGAAGTGGACCTGGACGGACCACGGACTGGACACGAGATCGGGGGAAAACTAAACTCAGGCTAAGACCCGCTCGCTCTCGCTCTCCTGCTCCTCTCATATACTCGCTGTTTTCTATCCATGTGCAGTCGATGAGTGTCCAGTGTGTCATTGTTTCTGTTGATAGGCTTTCAAGTTGTTCCTCCAAACATAAAGCACATATTCTATCAGTTTGCTCTGGTGTCGGTTTCCATGCTATACTCCCACTCCCACCTCCTTATACCTTCCATTCCCTTCCACAACTTGAATCACGATTCGGCGACGGTTCTACTAACGTTCACTTAAGTGTTAACCCAAAAGCTAACCCCAAGTAACTCGAGTCGAAATGAACTTTGCCAACAATTTCTAGCAAGAAGGCGGCGTGAACCAAACCACCGAGTCGATGACCCGCGCCTTGATCACGGATGAGGCGAGGTCCGCTGGCGCCTCCATGGGTCCCGTGCAGCTCGGGTATGTATCAAGCAGTCGGCTGATGGCATCCAAGATTGGGCAGGCGCACATTCGGCTGTGGACACTGTCCATGTGTGTTAAAAGCTCTGTTGAGAAGGAAATATTTGTTGAAAAGGACGTGATCTGGTCAAAAATACACATGCCTGCCCAATAGAGCTTTCACTGTAAATAGAAGTAACCTTTTTTAGCTCTTAACCGAAGAATAATCACACAAAATTATTGCTTTCTGCCGCCAATGCTAATCAAAAACTGCGCCACAAAAcgaaaaagaaatccaaacTGCCAGCTTGGAGTCTTTGGGACTTTCGAGCAATAATTTTCTGTGCAAGTCTCCAAATAACAAATGGTACAAACAATGCCTCCAAATTAAACCCGATTCTTTTATGTTCCTTTCTTCTTTCCAAACACTAAAATGTCCAACCACAAAATTGTCGAAAATATTTAGTTACATGGAGAAATCGAACGAACGGGAGGATTATCTTCCATGGTTGGTACCCTGACCCTTCAGTCAATCAAATTACTACACAGACTAGGCCAAACCAATCAATCAGAACTCGAATCCATTAGCCAACGAAAATCGCCCATCAATCGTCAAGTATCGATCGATGTATATATCAGCTGTATATATTTAGAGACATGTCATTAGCTTCGCTCGCTTTCCCGCATCCCGCTCCAACTCGTTCGTTATTCACTTCAGCGTGCTATCGTGCCACCCATCCCACCCCCCACCCACATGAGTCCCGAATCGCATTTGTGGGTCCCCCAAAATCCCCGATCCTGCTCCCGCCTCGCGCGTCCATTGGTAACTTGTGCTTGAGAGTTTAGTTTTCCTTGTTTGTCGTAAATAACTCTGTTCGGAATGACTGTATAGCTCTGTTTTCCGAGATTATGTCACTAATCGCTTGTATCTTCAGCTTTGTGGCTGGCGTTATTCTCCGGGAGCGTCTGCCGGCCTTCGAGCGGATGTTGTGGCGCGCTTGCAGGGGCAATGTTTTTCTCCGACAAGCTATGATCGAGACGCCCTTGGAGGATCCGACTAATGTGAGTAAAGCCCTTAAAAACGATAACCATAAATctttacaaaatatatttatttccagGGCGACCAAGTGCACAAATCGGTGTTCATCATCTTCTTCCAGGGTGACCAGCTGAAGACGCGAGTCAAGAAGATCTGCGAGGGCTTCCGCGCCACCCTGTACCCTTGCCCCGAGGCGCCGGCTGATCGCCGTGAGATGGCCATGGGCGTGATGACGCGCATCGAGGATCTGAACACTGTTCTCGGCCAGACGCAGGACCACCGACATCGTGTCCTTGTCGCAGCCGCAAAGAACCTCAAGAACTGGTTCGTTAAAGTGCGCAAGATCAAGGCTATCTACCACACTCTGAATCTCTTCAACTTGGACGTGACCCAGAAGTGTCTGATCGCCGAGTGTTGGGTTCCGCTGTTGGACATTGAGACCATTCAGTTGGCCCTGCGCCGGGGCACTGAAAAATCGGGCTCATCGGTCCCGCCCATTCTCAACAGGATGCAGACGTTCGAGAATCCCCCGACTTACAATCGCACTAACAAGTTCACCAAAGCCTTCCAAGCCCTGATCGACGCCTATGGAGTGGCCAGTTACCGAGAAATGAACCCAGCACCTTATACCATCATTACGTTTCCCTTCCTGTTTGCCGTGATGTTCGGTGATCTGGGACACGGTGCTATCATGGCGCTCTTTGGACTCTGGATGATTCGAAAGGAAAAGGGACTGGCAGCTCAGAAGACGGATAATGAGATTTGGAACATATTCTTCGGCGGCCGCTACATCATATTCCTGATGGGCGTTTTCTCGATGTACACTGGCCTAATTTACAACGATATATTCTCAAAGTCGCTGAACATCTTCGGGTCCCACTGGCACATGTCGTACAACAAGTCGACGGTGCTGGAGAACAAGTACCTCCAACTGAACCCCAACGGGGACTACGAGGGTGATCCCTACCCGTTCGGCATGGATCCTATTTGGCAAGTGGCTGGCGCAAACAAGATCATTTTCCACAACGCCTACAAGATGAAGATCTCCATTATTTTCGGCGTTATCCACATGGTGTTCGGAGTTGTGATGAGCTGGCATAACCACACCTACTTCCGCAACAGGATCTCTATGCTGTACGAGTTCATTCCCCAACTGGTcttcctgctgctgcttttctTCTACATGGTTCTCTTGATGTTCATTAAGTGGATCAAGTTCGCAGCTACCAATGCTAGTGAGAATCATATGTAAAGCTAGAAACCATTCAGAGGAAAGACTAACCCTTGTCATTTTAGAGCCCTATTCGGAAGCATGTGCTCCTTCCATCCTGATTACTTTTATCGACATGGTTTTGTTCAACACGCCCAAGAGTCCCCCTGAGCATTGCGAAACGTACATGTTCTTTGGCCAGCACTTCATACAGGTGCTGTTTGTGCTCGTCGCTGTTGGCTGTATTCCCGTGATGCTCCTCGCCAAGCCATTGCTGATTATGCAGGCTCGTAAACAGGCGAATGTAAGTAACATCTCGTCTGATAATGATAGTCAGCCAGTCATCTCTCATGAAAACAACCTCGCACTCGCCTCACAACAAAACGTATATCGGCACAACCTTATCGCCACAATATACTAActgctttttgtttatttttgcccCCCGCCCCCACTAACCAAAATTATAACCGAAACCCCAAATCAAATCCACACCACTAAACTAAACACCCGAATCCACCACTCCAGGAAGAGGTTAGTTGTGTCGTTTATTTCACTTTAACTTGAACTTTTTCACCTTAAAACAATACTCTTACTCAACAGTTATAATTCTAGGTtgatatatttgttttaaggTTCAAAAGTTCATATGTAGTGCCCCTGGCCATGACGACATAATCCCACTTCTAATGTACATACTCTTTCAGGTTCAGCCCATTGCCGGAGCCACATCGGATGCCGAGACTGGTGGCGTTTCCAATGGCGGCTCCCACGGCGGTGGTGGCGGTCCACACGAAGAGGAAGAGGAGCTCTCGGAGATATTCATTCATCAGAGCATTCACACCATCGAGTACGTGTTGGGTTCGGTCTCCCACACCGCCTCCTACCTTCGATTGTGGGCTCTATCTCTTGCCCATGCCCGTGAGTTTAACGAGTTCTCCATATCCTGAAGTACTTTTCATTAAAAAGATCTGTCTTGCAGAGCTGGCCGAGGTGCTGTGGACCATGGTCCTGTCCATTGGCTTGAAACAGGAGGGTTGGCTTGGAGGCGTCATTTTAACCTGTGTGTTTGCCTTCTGGGCCATTCTGACTGTTGGCATTTTGGTGCTTATGGAGGGTCTGTCTGCCTTCCTGCACACCTTACGTTTGCACTGGTAGGTTTGATGAGTATTTGTGGAATCAAGTATCTGGTTTACGATTCTTAATTTCTAGGGTCGAGTTCCAGAGCAAGTTCTACAAGGGCCAGGGCTACGCCTTCCAGCCCTTCTCGTTCGACGCTATCATTGAGAATGGAGCTGCTTCCGCCGAGGCCGAGTAAATGGAGCAGACTGGCGTTCAGCAGAAGCCATGGAGCCAAACCAAAGCATGTTGAGAGTCTCATTGCGTTATGCAGCTACATATGAAATTAACTATCCAAATAGACAcatctaaatatttaaatggaattttaaagtttaaaagtaACAAAGTAAAATATGTACGCTTTAGTGTTGAATTATCGTGAATTTATCCATCTCATATAGTCCCCCATGTAATTAATGTTCTGCGTAAATGTTTATCGTGTTTATTAACTATACTCGTATactcttaaataaatatttaaaaaaaaccaacccCATAGGGGCTGGTGCTAAAAACAATATCGAAATTTTCTTATCGGGGATGCTTCGACGCAGAGCTCGTTAACAGCGGCAACAAACCAATCAATGTTCGTGGCCTGGGCTTCGTAAGGTGTCAGAGCACTAAAGTCCAAACTGGTCAGCTGCTCATCCAAATCGGTGACTTTGGTGTAATACAGATAATTTTCGCTAGCCAGTTGCCGGGCCAGTTCCCATTGGTGATTGTCCATTAACTGGTCGTTGATCACAATTAAACCatgcttgttgttgttcagTATATCCATACAGGTTCCAGCTCCTGCATGGCCGATGATCAAATTCGCCTTTCTAATATCTTCCTTGTTTGGACGGAACTTATATTGTTCGATTTGGATTCCGTACCTGCGGGTTATCCGTTGAACTGCTTCAGGGGTCAGAGGAAGCGAATTTCCATGTTGAATGATAAGTTTTTTGCATTTCCGATCCTTCAAGGCCCTGATCCCGGCTTCCGAGGATATGGCTGCTATAAGGGCGTCAAATTTGGTGGTTCCCACGGTAACATAAACTGTTTTTAAACTCATTTCCAAAGTATATTTGTCAATTAATACGAAAACGACAACACGTCAATGTCAGCTGTTGAAAGCTCTGCTTCCTCTTTCAAAGCCATTCACTGCAGCATTTATGCTTTTTGAAAGTTTCTTCTTCAAAGATCCGTTACAATTACAAAAGAAAGAATCAGTAAacgataaaaatatttaatttaaatttttgtattaataatattattaatatttgtttaaaatttaaagtaatACAAGGCATTATTTTTAATCGACAAACAAGGTACAAGGTGAGTACCAtcatgaaaattaattaaaactaagattattaatttaaatatttttacagcaaataaaaagaatttttCTTCAAATCCAAACTAAAGATTACAATTGTATTattcaaaaacaaagaaatgaaagaagtttatttttgataaatattacgtatacgacatGATTTTTGacgtaattttaaatattatattaaacacttttaaaaattgcataaaatagcatattttatataatatacgTATCATTTAGATTAATAATAGTTCTTAAAAGTTTGTAAAAAATGGCCAGAAAAGGCAATTTgtctttcatttatttattttgatttttaaaacaaaaagagaaTAATCTCTAATATAATACACtgatttttcaaacaaaaagaGAAAAGAGAATAATCTGCAATACTATATAGTGGGTGCCCACCCTAACGCACAGCAATTGATATATTCCGCCGTGCGATCTCTCCCTCGCCTTTCTCATTATGCTCCCGCCGAGGCTTCCATCTGGCTTTCAGTTTATTCCGTTCTGAGCCGTTACGCGGAGCGGTTGTGCTTTCTGTTTCGGGCAAACAAGGAGCCAGAGCAACTATTTTATTTAGTGACTGTCTGTGGGACAAATTGGATTTTGATTAGCCAGtgatttgtttacattttgcCTAGTAGGAAGCGTGTGCCTGCAAGGGTCACACAGCACACGACATACAGACGTTCGTGTAACCGCAGCTGTAATTGCGTTAGTGTTTTAGTTCAGTGTATGTACGTGGGTGGGTAACCGCAACCTGCATTTGTGTCGCGCCAGCATAACCGTAAAGGTGTAAACGAGCAGAGGAGGATCCAGGACGGAGTGAAACGGTAAATTAAATCATTTCCATGTTTTCCAGTACTGGGTGTTCTTTAcagtttttacaaaaaatatatattttttattcaaatttaaaaattagtaTTTATTACTTAAACGTTTTAAAttgttgtatattttattattcacTTAGTAGTGTTTACAATGCCTGTAGATCCCTTTCATTATTAATCATATTTgggaaaaaattacaaatttgtaactaaaaaacacttttgaatttttttaatgtgtaGATGCCGGTTGCTGTTTGCACGTCGGAGGGTAATTGACTAATCAACACTTCGTTTAATTGGGTTTTTATTTCTGCACGCTGCCTGtaccattttgtttattttgcaaaCAGTTTTTCAAGTTTGCTCGGCATCTGGGATCGATTAATGGAAACAAACAGTTTTTCTGAAATGAGTTTAGaactagaaaaataaaaaaatcgcatacattattaatttatgGAACTCTCACGCAAAAACCATAAATGTGACCATTAAGTTAGGGAGATCTCTAGTAGTATTGACTGCCCGAATTTGTGGAAATCAACTGGGCAGTGGCCGAAATTCAATTAGAGCTCCCGTGCAAATTGTTTGGCCGCCCAGCTACCGATCGGCTCTTTATTTCCGATCCCCACCCCCTCACtagccaacacacacacacacacccacacccatcAGTCGACGGCCCATAAATTTCCTCTCGCGGATTTTTTATCCGAGTCCGTTGGATGGCAGGAGAGTGCGAGAGCGAGcgattaaaatttaatgtcTTAATCGTGGGTGTGCGAATAGCCAATATTTACAGGTCTTCTGCCGGCCTATCACCCAGCCCAGCACAGCCCAGCCCCGCATGATTTGTCAATGTTCGCCTTTCCGCCCGCAGACATCCATGTCCTTGTATTAATTAATTGACTACACTGCAGAAAATTAATTCACAATTTGGTTTTGTATAGCCtttaaaatagaaaacatctttaaatacaaaaagtttattatataaatattttgtaaaaacttttattttttgtttgacgaTCTTCTTCCGTAAAAATAGAAAGGACAAACTTGTTAACAATGTCCTTTCAAGTCCCTTGAAAGCCCTAGTTTAAtactcaaaaaaatattagaataatcattattttcctttttaaagATCTTACCTCCTTAAGGAAATAAAATGGTATGGCATAACATATCATgttcacaaaacaaaaatgctcTTTAAAATCCTGTGTTCATAAAGGTCCCTAAAAATCACTACTCTGCATAAATGTTGTCTATATAaaacacatttttaaatataaatcatatagaataataattaattacattttcaaaaaaatctcTTGGCTAAAAATAACGAAGGAGAGACATAAAAGATCATGTATATTAACCCTACATATCCTTTAAAATTCCTTTATTGTATTTTacactaaaaataaactttttggtgcaattgtttatttttttagatgttttttaataaataatcatCTTTACATTCAAAGGACTACTAGGATAAAATTATATCCACATGATTTCATTATCGTAAAGATCATTTATTGCAGCATGACCATTTTTACTAAACATAAATGTCCTTTAAACAAAATTACTTGTAAAGTGTTGTTCTCATATCATCTTTATCGCAAAAAGGCAATTGGAAGACCTGTTAGATCTTTTCCAACAAACCCAAATTTCCTTCAAAATACCTTATAGCTTCTCGGAGTGTAAAAACTTTAACCATCGCCATATGCTGACACACTGCCATCGGCTTACACGCAGTTTATCAATGAAATATGGCTATAAATTGGATCCCCGATGAGTGGGGACCCAGGCGCCCACCGGGAGGCGGGTCAGGCGGGGGCCTGACATCGTATCGTTTGCAGCCTTATTTTAATGAAGGTCATCGTGTCAGCATCTGGGATGATGTTCAACTTCTGCTCGTAGTTGTCGTCGTTTAATTGCAAtaatttgcaaaaacaaaaaacagtaGTGGCAGCAGAAGAA
The Drosophila bipectinata strain 14024-0381.07 chromosome 3R, DbipHiC1v2, whole genome shotgun sequence DNA segment above includes these coding regions:
- the Vha100-1 gene encoding V-type proton ATPase 116 kDa subunit a 1 isoform X3 — its product is MGSLFRSEEMALCQLFLQSEAAYACVSELGELGLVQFRDLNPDVNAFQRKFVNEVRRCDEMERKLRYLEKEIKKDGIPMLDTGESPEAPQPREMIDLEATFEKLENELREVNQNAEALKRNFLELTELKHILRKTQVFFDEQEGGVNQTTESMTRALITDEARSAGASMGPVQLGFVAGVILRERLPAFERMLWRACRGNVFLRQAMIETPLEDPTNGDQVHKSVFIIFFQGDQLKTRVKKICEGFRATLYPCPEAPADRREMAMGVMTRIEDLNTVLGQTQDHRHRVLVAAAKNLKNWFVKVRKIKAIYHTLNLFNLDVTQKCLIAECWVPLLDIETIQLALRRGTEKSGSSVPPILNRMQTFENPPTYNRTNKFTKAFQALIDAYGVASYREMNPAPYTIITFPFLFAVMFGDLGHGAIMALFGLWMIRKEKGLAAQKTDNEIWNIFFGGRYIIFLMGVFSMYTGLIYNDIFSKSLNIFGSHWHMSYNKSTVLENKYLQLNPNGDYEGDPYPFGMDPIWQVAGANKIIFHNAYKMKISIIFGVIHMVFGVVMSWHNHTYFRNRISMLYEFIPQLVFLLLLFFYMVLLMFIKWIKFAATNAKPYSEACAPSILITFIDMVLFNTPKSPPEHCETYMFFGQHFIQVLFVLVAVGCIPVMLLAKPLLIMQARKQANVQPIAGATSDAETGGVSNGGSHGGGGGPHEEEEELSEIFIHQSIHTIEYVLGSVSHTASYLRLWALSLAHAQLAEVLWTMVLSIGLKQEGWLGGVILTCVFAFWAILTVGILVLMEGLSAFLHTLRLHWVEFQSKFYKGQGYAFQPFSFDAIIENGAASAEAE
- the Vha100-1 gene encoding V-type proton ATPase 116 kDa subunit a 1 isoform X5, which encodes MSFVAGVILRERLPAFERMLWRACRGNVFLRQAMIETPLEDPTNGDQVHKSVFIIFFQGDQLKTRVKKICEGFRATLYPCPEAPADRREMAMGVMTRIEDLNTVLGQTQDHRHRVLVAAAKNLKNWFVKVRKIKAIYHTLNLFNLDVTQKCLIAECWVPLLDIETIQLALRRGTEKSGSSVPPILNRMQTFENPPTYNRTNKFTKAFQALIDAYGVASYREMNPAPYTIITFPFLFAVMFGDLGHGAIMALFGLWMIRKEKGLAAQKTDNEIWNIFFGGRYIIFLMGVFSMYTGLIYNDIFSKSLNIFGSHWHMSYNKSTVLENKYLQLNPNGDYEGDPYPFGMDPIWQVAGANKIIFHNAYKMKISIIFGVIHMVFGVVMSWHNHTYFRNRISMLYEFIPQLVFLLLLFFYMVLLMFIKWIKFAATNAKPYSEACAPSILITFIDMVLFNTPKSPPEHCETYMFFGQHFIQVLFVLVAVGCIPVMLLAKPLLIMQARKQANVQPIAGATSDAETGGVSNGGSHGGGGGPHEEEEELSEIFIHQSIHTIEYVLGSVSHTASYLRLWALSLAHAQLAEVLWTMVLSIGLKQEGWLGGVILTCVFAFWAILTVGILVLMEGLSAFLHTLRLHWVEFQSKFYKGQGYAFQPFSFDAIIENGAASAEAE
- the Vha100-1 gene encoding V-type proton ATPase 116 kDa subunit a 1 isoform X2; this encodes MGSLFRSEEMALCQLFLQSEAAYACVSELGELGLVQFRDLNPDVNAFQRKFVNEVRRCDEMERKLRYLEKEIKKDGIPMLDTGESPEAPQPREMIDLEATFEKLENELREVNQNAEALKRNFLELTELKHILRKTQVFFDEQEGGVNQTTESMTRALITDEARSAGASMGPVQLGYMEKSNEREDYLPCFVAGVILRERLPAFERMLWRACRGNVFLRQAMIETPLEDPTNGDQVHKSVFIIFFQGDQLKTRVKKICEGFRATLYPCPEAPADRREMAMGVMTRIEDLNTVLGQTQDHRHRVLVAAAKNLKNWFVKVRKIKAIYHTLNLFNLDVTQKCLIAECWVPLLDIETIQLALRRGTEKSGSSVPPILNRMQTFENPPTYNRTNKFTKAFQALIDAYGVASYREMNPAPYTIITFPFLFAVMFGDLGHGAIMALFGLWMIRKEKGLAAQKTDNEIWNIFFGGRYIIFLMGVFSMYTGLIYNDIFSKSLNIFGSHWHMSYNKSTVLENKYLQLNPNGDYEGDPYPFGMDPIWQVAGANKIIFHNAYKMKISIIFGVIHMVFGVVMSWHNHTYFRNRISMLYEFIPQLVFLLLLFFYMVLLMFIKWIKFAATNAKPYSEACAPSILITFIDMVLFNTPKSPPEHCETYMFFGQHFIQVLFVLVAVGCIPVMLLAKPLLIMQARKQANVQPIAGATSDAETGGVSNGGSHGGGGGPHEEEEELSEIFIHQSIHTIEYVLGSVSHTASYLRLWALSLAHAQLAEVLWTMVLSIGLKQEGWLGGVILTCVFAFWAILTVGILVLMEGLSAFLHTLRLHWVEFQSKFYKGQGYAFQPFSFDAIIENGAASAEAE